From Oreochromis niloticus isolate F11D_XX linkage group LG1, O_niloticus_UMD_NMBU, whole genome shotgun sequence, a single genomic window includes:
- the LOC109202703 gene encoding eotaxin, which produces MSVKILSITLLLLSMCVCCHSSEDTHGRHPGPFPPCCTAVTKGNMTADVVGQIYHELAARGDCVKAIIFYTKDGKLCADPDAQWVKDLIANMTKV; this is translated from the exons ATGTCTGTGAAGAtcctctccatcactctcctcctGCTCTCGATGTGTGTGTGCTGCCACTCCTCTGAAG ATACTCATGGTCGTCATCCTGGACCGTTTCCACCATGCTGCACTGCAGTCACCAAAGGCAATATGACTGCTGACGTGGTGGGGCAAATATATCATGAACTGGCTGCaagaggagactgtgtgaagGCTATAAT tttttACACAAAAGATGGAAAACTTTGTGCTGATCCAGACGCTCAGTGGGTCAAAGATC TCATTGCCAACATGACGAAGGTGTGA